The DNA region CTAGCCCCCAAAATTTCCAGTATGAATCACGCTCAAACCCCCTCGACTGATGTTGAGCAAACCAATCAAATTGAGCATAGCCATAAATTTACACATATTAAGTTTGCCTCATTTCAGGGAGGCGAAGCAGCATGAATCGCCCAGATTTTCTTCACGCACTTCGTAACCTAGTCGAAACTCAACGCACGAAAGGCTATAAACCAGCTTGGGTTTGGCACCAAGTCTCTAGTACATTTGCTCCATTTTCGGAGTCAGAATTACAATATATCGCTACTACTTTAGGATATAAATCAGGATGGGTCTGGCATCAACTCAAGAGTCAGCAGCAAACTCAACAGGTGTCTCAACCTCTTAGCCAACTCCAAGAAAGTTTGAATTTATTAAAATTAGACATTCCTTTTACTTTGGAAGAACTGAAACGTTCCTATAGGACAAAAGCATTACAATTACATCCAGATCAAGGAGGTTCACACGAAAGTTTTGTGGCGCTGAACGAAGCTTACAAATATTTGATAAATTATCTACACGTTGAAGGTGTAGCATGACCAAACTTAACCTTAATTAGACAAAAATAATTGGAGTGTAAATTGCATATCCCTTTAGTTAAAGTTACGGATTTATCCCAGCAAAAGATATATAAACCTGTTACGGAGAGTTTAAGGCTTTCTCTAATTGATCGTCTCCAATGGAATTTTGACCAAGTACTCAATAATGATAGAGCCTTGTGTGATATCATGACCGCCCTCCACAACCAATCAGCAAAAGCAGTTGTGTTTGGAGGATGGGTTCGGGACCATGTTTACAGTTATGTGTTGCAGCAAAATTTTCAACCCCGTGATATTGATGTGGTTGTAGATGGCTTAGACTTTCATCAGCTTCAGCAGTTATTACCATCAGACAATAAAGTTAATATGTTTGGTGGTTTCTCAATTGAAACTTCAAAAAATAAAATAGATATTTGGCTATTGAAAGATACTTATCTAATTAAGGAGTTAAATCTTGAACTAAATTTTGACAACTTACCACAAACTACAGTATTTCGGATCAATTCGATTATCTTTAAACCAGAACAGCTATGGTCAGTACCGGATATATGTGATTTGGGCTGTATTGATGCTTTAAAAGATAAAGTTTTAGATTTTCAATCTTCTTTTATTCCTTTTCCGGAAATTCAAGTGGCACGCGCTATTATATATTCAATAAAACTTGATTTGAAGATGACCCCAGAAATAATCAAATTTGTCAGGATGATATGCAATAGTGAAGAAGCTATATCTAATCTCACAAATAATTTACTTATAAACTGTCCCAGACATTTACTTACAAGTTGTATAAGTTTGTTGAAAAATCTAACTGATTCGTAAGTTTTTCAATAAATATGGTTGAATAATGTGGCTGCTAAAACATATAAAGGTTTTGACCAAAAACTTTCATTATTTATACAGATACTATCAAAATGTCGTTGTTCTCTATGGATATGTGACGAAAATACATATTGGTTATACTATATTTTTCCTACATTTTGGGCAGCTGCTATTCGGGGAGTTAAAATCTTCCTAGTTACAGTGCATTCAATAGATCCAAAAGAAAACTATCGGCGATGGCTTCTAAAGCAAATTGGTACAGAGATATATGTAACAAATTCTCTACCATTTCATGGTTTCTTATTCGATCCAGACAAAGATACAAGACTAGCTTTAGTGAGCAATAAAGAGTCAGCAGTGAACTCCTACCTTAATTACACTGAAGAGACCGGAAGAGTATATTCTGCCAGTTTTGATGCTCAAGTTATACATAGTTTTTGGAATTTGCTAGAGCCTTGGCAGAAACAAGTCTCCTCAATTACACCCAAACAGATATTTTTTCAAACTTGCTCGCAAACAGAATTTTTTGAAAAATTGCGCTGTGTAGAACAATATAAATATGCCAAATTCTCTTTGCAAATTATTGACATTAATAATGTTATGCTTTTACAGCGTTATATTAAAGAGTATAAATTTCTTCAAATTAATCAGCTAATTACTAATTTATACACTT from Tolypothrix sp. NIES-4075 includes:
- a CDS encoding J domain-containing protein, which produces MNRPDFLHALRNLVETQRTKGYKPAWVWHQVSSTFAPFSESELQYIATTLGYKSGWVWHQLKSQQQTQQVSQPLSQLQESLNLLKLDIPFTLEELKRSYRTKALQLHPDQGGSHESFVALNEAYKYLINYLHVEGVA